A window of Quercus robur chromosome 12, dhQueRobu3.1, whole genome shotgun sequence genomic DNA:
TTTGgctagcaaaaaaattcttaatggATTCAGGTGCATATGGATAAAAAGTCAAATGGGTAATTTGCTTATTCTACTTTGTATCAGTTTACATTCATGATAGGGCCTCCTAGTGGAAAGAAGGCAGCATCACCACATAGggagagaaaatcaaaatgacAACAGAGTAATATAAATACCTAAAATACAGCATGCCTAACACCTAGggtaaatggaaaaaattccCTCCTGTGGTTGGGGACTTGGGGTCATTATCAGTTTAGCACCATGACTTTTTCAAATGTCACACTTTATCTCATGTATCTGAGCTACATTGCAATGTCTTCTAAATTCagggaaatgacaaaaatattcatttcccttccattttctctctctcccgcAAACCATGCAAACTGCCAACCAGAGCAATGCTCTAATCCCAATAAACCCACATTGCCGCTagccaaaaacaattcaaaaataatccCCAAATCCATTGAACCCCAACCTACTAAAACACCCATAGTCCCATGGCTAACAGCCTTCAATCAAAATCTCCAAATACATTCAACTTCCTCCTCTTAAAACATTTAGCAGTCACACCACTACCAAACCTTCACCTTCAACTTCCATAAACCCATGCCATATAAAGATGCTAATCAAACCACTACATCGACAAACAACTCCACCTAAACCCAAAAAGCTGGCACACATGGCCAAGCCTATCCCAAATTCTCATACTTGTCAACCAAGATCCACCTATAACCCAAACTACCAACTTCTAGCTGCCAGCCATGCCAACCCTTAGTCTTACACCAAATCCCCAATACATAGGTCAAATCAGCCACACCAACATCTAGAGCTGCAAACCTTCAACTGCAAATCCATGCACCCATCTCTAGTCCACAATCCCAGTCATGACTACCCCAAGCCGACCACTATCCTTAGTTAATAGCTAGTAAGGCCTCATTGTCACCACCCCCATGGGGGCACATTGATGggggataaaagaaaaagaggccTTGGTGGTAAAGCACAAGGTTGATGGAGGAAGTGTTTGGCCACATAAAGTGAGAGAAAATGTATAGAAGGGGAAAGgggtatttttctcatttttgttattttccatCAATTTGGATGGAAAGTGTATCATTGGAACTTAGTCTAAAGTAGAAGTAAAGTATAAATTCGAAAAGGCAGAAGTAAACTAATAATGACCCTAACACAAGGAGGTTTTTTGTCATTTACCCTGATATTTAAATCATAATCTGAAGCaataactaaaacaattttgCAAATGAGAGCAAAATCCTAGAATGAGAATGCAtgtaaggcaaaaaaaaaaaggaagtcatAAGAACTAGCTCAAGTAGTTATTAACTAAAAAAGGATACAAACATAACATCAAGATCgtaaagttattaaaaaaaagaatactgACATAATATCAAGATATAGTAAACAATGACATATATACTTAATGTTGATATTTAATGACAGTGGGGATGTGTGGTAGATTATTTGAATGTGAAACTAAGTTACCTATATTAAAAATGATGGACTGCCTCTCCTGAACATGTGGTATGGCAACAATCCCCTCAGGTTCCACAGTCACCAACACAGAGATACGACCCTGAGCAAAAGTCCAAACATTTAACAATCTTTTAACACGGAAAAAAGCATGCAAAAGTAGagtataataataaaacctGATTGCTAAGTGAGTCAAGACTTTCAGTCTTGAAAATAAGCTTTTCAGTATTGAGTAATCTTCTGTTGTGATTCAGAGTCAAGTCTGAATCGTCTCTCTTCAGTTGTATGGAAAAAGTAGCTGGTATCTGTAATTGAACAGGAATGAGTAAGTTTCTATAAAGAGAATGTCGAGAAAGTGACGACtaaaagatataaaatacaTACAGAAGCTGGATATGATATCTTCACTTCATACCACGTATAAGGTTTGAGTCCTTGAAGTTGGTAAAGGCGCAAACCCGTTTGTAGTGGTAGAGTTTCTTTCCACAGCTCCTCCCCAACATTTAAAACCTTGCTGTCAACCCTGCAATGTTACAGAGCATTTAACTTGTTTCGCTTCCAAAAGTATTAATTACCGAACTAAAGATATTAAGTTCTCAGATGTGTAATTTGGTGTTTCAGGATATACTTACATATGACTGTAACCGGAAGTTGGGCCATTAACAATAATACTAAGAAGGTAGAGCAATATGAACATATTATGGACATATATGCAACGCATGGTAAATTAATGAAATGACTGTTCTGCTTCAACTTCTTCAAACTTCCAAACCAGAATTGTGCATTTCAGCAAATCGAGTCTGTTTGGTCAAATTGGCTTAGCATTTCCATTCCAACATAATTACGTCGATTTAATCCTGTTTTCCTGTAAAACAAAGGGGagcattattatatattatatcatataaaCTAAgccattaattaaaaaaaggggtAATTTAGAGAAAGACAAGGAAAAGGAAACCAAAATTTATAAATCCTTATAAGAATTTTAGTATCATGCTTTTAAAATTGATCCTAATTTAGCTAATCTCTCAACCCAACAATATAAACAACTGCAGCTTTCATAACGAAAAATTAGACATTGGGGTAAGCACAGATAATTCAGGTGCTTACATTACAAGAACAGAAAGTTCTGAGTTCTGCTAGCAAAAAACAAATTCTGCTTCATGCAGAAAATACTCCTCTCAATTCAAAAAGAGCAATTTTTAGAGCTCTCACCGCAAATGACAACATTACTACATATAGAGAAAGATAATGAATAAATTCATTATAACAAGTTATTCGATTCCAGTGAGCTCTAACAATAGCCAGAAAATGGCGTATACGTGGAAAAtcaagtttgtttttttttcaattttgatagATCAAAAACTTTGGAACATATTCAAGTagtgcccaaaaaaaaaagaaacaaaactctAAATGAAGTGGACGGGGGGATAGATAGAGTTACCAGGGTCTAATCCCAAACTACTTGCCACGACAACCAGATAGCACAAATTACGACCGCCGGTGCGCTGCCGTGAACCACCGACCTGTGATTCATGGAGATTTCAGATCGGTGAAGGAAGGGATTGAAGAGGCGATATAGCACATTAGCTGGATTTGAAGCAAAAGGGTTTGTTTTGTGGTTCAAGAGGTGAAGTTGTTTGGCCAAGAAGTCTTAAATCTATTTGTTTTGGAGTTCTTAAAATCtgtttgttttgctaaaaatttcttcaatttgGCTCAAGAGACTGTGAAGAGGAGAGAGGTAGAGAGATGACAAAATAAGAgaaattttttggcttttttttgcTAACCGTTGGATAATATCAATCATCTATTTAAAAATGGAGGAAACAGGAGATAAATGAAATGGAGGCGAGCCACTCCACTAGAATTTGCGTAAGAacaaatttgaatataaaaaaatataataataataataataataataaagacaGAGACAGTTCTGTTTGTGCTAGTTTTGGGCGTTTACTGTTTAGtatttttcaccttttttttcaaatgcaAATTGCATTTTTGAGATGAAATTCAttccaatttttaaatttacttttgaattgagttctatttatttaaaatttatttatatatagacattttgtccaattttattttaaaggttttatcaaaaagaaaaatattaagaatacaatttttgctacaactttaattacaatttacccacGTGGCAAGTCGTAAGTGGTGTTGTAAAAGTGGTGGGTTCACTACTCCACCACTCATGATTTACCACATGagcaagttgtggcaaaaattatgataaTATTTGAAATCAATGGGTTGAATGCTCCGAGTTTCAACGACAATCAGATAACctaaagaggaagaaagaggtTTTTGAAGGTGATCGAGGTGAACCGGCCAATGACCCTCTAATGGTTAAGTCagttttctttctaaaatataAGTATAGAGAGTGAATGAATAATAGAACGTATCTTGATTAGATGAGGTTTGGTCCATTTTATAGAGAGTTCGGAATGAGTCTACTTGTTAGATGCCACTAACATCGTGGGAGATGTGTGGATTTAATGGGATGAGTGGATTGAATTTCGGGAAATTTACCTCACGTTTCATAATGAGAGTTAGTGgtctaattatttaaaattgtggAAAACACTCATAAATTTACTAAGTGTTTATTGGTCGTCCATACCTTCTTGTGGTATAGACGACTTGGTTCTCTTTAGACAGCAAAATTCTTTTTGGATGACTGGTG
This region includes:
- the LOC126709552 gene encoding uncharacterized protein LOC126709552 encodes the protein MRCIYVHNMFILLYLLSIIVNGPTSGYSHMVDSKVLNVGEELWKETLPLQTGLRLYQLQGLKPYTWYEVKISYPASIPATFSIQLKRDDSDLTLNHNRRLLNTEKLIFKTESLDSLSNQGRISVLVTVEPEGIVAIPHVQERQSIIFNIVCDELFLGIPHKAWWVVVLVLLCLGLAFIIPSFLPSYLLQKSQSPRSVNHNVSKVS